In the Paenibacillus sp. FSL R7-0337 genome, GTGACTGATCTACAGCATACATCGGATGAAGAGCTTCAGCTTCAGATACTATTAGTGATGGCGAAGAGATTGGAGCTACGGGGAGCCCATCTGAGTACAGACCAAGAATTAGAGGATTATGCTAGTCAAGTAGTTATAATGGCGGAAAGACGGATGGCAGAGCAGAATTCTCACTATAATAGTTATAAGAATAATAATGCTGAAACGTTGCCTCTTCAGTCGATGATTCGCTTTCAAATAGATCAGTTGCTTCAGCTTGCTGTGAAGGAAATAGACAGTGCTTCCACGGAGGCACAATCAGAATATGTTCATAAGGTCGAGAGGTTTGTTCAAGCCATGCCTGAAGAACAGCAAGCACAAATCAAGCAACGGCTTGGTGTGGATCAACTGACCAATAAGATGCTGCAAACGATAGTTGCGACCAGTGGTGCCAGTGTTTTGTTTGCGACAATCGTAGAATTGAGCGGATTTGCATTCTACACCACTGCTACCTCTTTATTAGCTTCACTGGCGGGAGTATTTGGTATTACATTGTCCTTTGGGGCTTATACAGCACTAACCTCTTTTGTAGCTGTGCTTGCGAGTCCTGTCTTTGTCCTCCCTTTTTTAGCCGGTGGCGGTTTTTTTCTATACAGTTCCCAAAATCAAAAGTTGCAAAATAGAATGCTACCTATTCTAATCCTGCAAATCACTTTACCAGCGTTAAGTAGGCGCCAAGAGATTGTATCCTATACTCCACTCTTAACTGCCTGGAAAGTAAACCACGACCAGTATCAATCCCTTAGAAATGAAATCAGGGCTATTGATAGAATCTTGGAGGATGGAGCAGAGCAGATTGCCCTATTAATGGAGGGGATCCAGCGTAGTGAGAAGTCAATTTTCCAGAATAATATGAGTATCGAGGACAGCTCAGTTACTCTTAAGACTAAACTCACTCAAAGTGATCTGGAGCATCTGCAAGTATCTGATCGCTTTGCCGGTCTTGCTGCCCGCTATATCCAAATAAGTCGGGAAGCGGGCAGTATTAAGCAGAGTCAGCAGTATAATGAAGCTGGATTGATGGGTTGGATAAGGCACCAGGTGAAATCAGTTTCTAATCACATCGATCTTTCGGAGCTTAAACGGAGACAAAACGAGCTGCTCAACAAGCTTTTGAATGAGGTTCTTGCGGGAACTCAGGAGTGGGGTAGGGAAGAGCGGGAGCGTATTTACATAGCAAAACAGAATAACCAAGATCTACGCCATAATGTAGTGAAGCTGCAGCGAGAGCTGGCTGATTACGGATCACAGCAAGAGCGCCAGCAAACAAAACTTACTGATTTGAGGAAGGAACAGAAGCGCTTAGAGTTGCGAATATATGGAATGGAGAATACTTAGTGCTTAAATTGATATTTTACGAGGTGCCTCATGAAAGGAATCCCTAATCCTAAGTTTTGGTCATTATGGAACCAGCACAAATATAAAGAAGCACTCCAAGAGCCGCTTTATCCCTTGAAGACGCAACAAACGCAAAGCCCTATGCAGTCATTTTTATTTGGCAATACGGAAGAATTGAAGGCAAGCTTGGGTATCGGAATCATAACCACAGGTGAATTTTTGTACGATTACCTCCGATTAGACCCCTTGGTGATGAAGGGGATCGACTTCTCCAGAGCGGAAGACTTATCCTCCTTGTTTACATTCTCCGAGTTTGCGGACTCGGTGAATATACAAATAAATACGGGAGATATTGCACAGATGCAGGGCTATGTAGCAGAGCGAATGATTGCTTCAGAGCTACAGGCAAAGGGATATGACGTTGAATTCCCAGAAACGTCTAACCAAGCAGGTTATGATATGCTGGTAGACGGAGCCCCTTTTCAGGTCAAAAATCTGTTAAGTCCAGCAGGAGTAAAAGAACATCTTGAGAAGTATCCGGATATTCCTGTTTATGTGAATGAGGAGCTGGCAGATTATTTTGAGAACCATCCTATGGTGTATGCAACGCATGTTCAGCATGCCCATGTGCTGCAAGCAACTAAAGATTCATTAATGGCCGCAAAGGATCTGACTGATTTTGAGATCCCGTATATCTCACTGCTGGTATCGACTATTTCTCAAACCAAAAAACTCATTTTTGATGAGGCTTCTTTGGGTCAAGCTGTATTCAACGTGTTCAGCGATACATCCTCAAAAGTTGTGATGGGAACGATTGGCCAGCATACCGTATCAGCCGCATGTCTGTTTTTGTTCGGTCCTGCGGGTGGATTGATTGGCAGCGGAGTAGGTGCAATCCTTGGAGCTAGTCAAGGATGGAGATTATCAATGAAGCTCAAATCAACGCTGGCTAAGAAGGAGGAAGCAGCGTTAATTCATGCGATTGAAGCATTAAATGAACAGGTATGCACGCAGGTAGACAGAAAAATAAATTATAAACACACAAGACTAGGACAAATCCTGCAAGGATTGGGTCATAGGAATTCCGAAGCCGGTCATGTAATTGCAGACGAGATGAAGAAGAGAGTTAATGAGGGAATCATATACGCGCAGAATAAGAAGCTGGAGCTGCGGATGCTTGTGGAAGATGTGAGAATAGGTGAGCAGCCTGTCCTGAAGGCTATGGAACCTCTGTTGGTGAAGATAGCACAGACGGGTGTTCACCCTCCACACTATCAGCAAGATTTAAGAACGGTTACAGATTTAATGAAGGGATACCTTAAGAAGCAATGACAAGGACAAGGACATAATACCCTAAAGGAATGAGAACCAAAATGAATGTAACCATGTCAGACACTTTTGAAACGAATATGCTTAAACTCCTCAACAGGTTCGAAACCTTGAATTTAAGAGAGACATCCGCAGAGAGCTATTATAAAAACAGGGCCAAAGTAATCGCAAAGCAATTAGAAGAGAAGGAATTCCGCATCACGGTCGTAGGTGAATTTAGTGCTGGAAAATCAACCTTTCTGAATGCACTGATTGGAAAAGATATTCTTCCCCATGCGCTCACGGAAACGACTGCAACAGTAACCTATATTCGTAATGTGCCGGCCGAGCATCCTAGCGCAGATACAATCATCGTACACTTTAACGATAAGCAGAAGCCTGACCTTGTGTTTGATCTGAAGGAGAATCCAGATGCTTTAAAAATATATACAACCACACATTCTAAACTGAACGTGGTTCAGGAGATCTCGCATGTAGATGTATATGTGAATTTCAAAAGTACGGATGAAAAGGTTGTTTTTATTGATACACCGGGTCTGAATGGTGTAGCAGACGGACACCGTGATTTAACCATGCACGAAATCAAACAGGCACATGCCAGTATCTGTTTATTTCATCTTCGTAGCCTAGCGCACAGCAATTTGGAATTTTTACGGATTCTCCAAAAACACCAAAGTTCATTTCTGTTTGTCTTGAATTTTATCGATGAAATAAAGAATTCGGAAGGGGACAAAGTAGAGCAAAAGCTATCTTCCTTTCAGGAACAACTGTCTGTTAATCTAATGGACGAGGAAACAGGTGGAAATCACTCCATACGGACCTTTGGTGTATCTGCACTTAAAGCTCTTGTGGCCAAAGATGTTACTATCCCAAGAATGTACAGTGGGGATCTAATAGACTTAAACTCGGATGACCGTGAGAGGCTTATGCAGGAATCCTTGTTTCCGTTGTTTGAAGAGTACTTATGGAATAAAGTATTGAATGGCGAGAAGAATCAGATATTTCAAACTTCATTATATGATGCTTTGCAGAACTTGCTAGAGGAGCTTTCAGAGGAATTGGATAAGGTGAGTGCGTTCATTAAAATACAGCTGGATGCAACGGAAATAAGTGATATCGAACGACGACTGATTCAGCTAGCTGAGTTCTCTGGTAGGAATTGGAAAAAGTTAACCCATTATATGAACAGTCGTCATTCCGGCCTGGACAAGTTATTGAAAGAGAAAGTTATTGAGGACGTTTCTCTCATTCTGGAGCAGATTCGTGAGAAAGTACAACTGGATAATTTTGAAACGTTTGAGTTGTCTATGCAGCAAAGCACCTATAGCACTTTGTTGCAGAACAAAGTGAGTACGCTCTCCTATGAATATCACAATAATATTTCTTCTATTTTAGAGGAGATTTATCAAACCTCGATACTGAGAGCCAAAGAGTTCGCACCTTCTGTAGAAATAAGCACGGAGGGGACTTTAGTTATCAAGGCTGTGAAATTCGATGGAAGTGACTATAAGTTCGAGAAGCAGTTGGATAAGTTGAAGGAAAAGAAGATCAATTATTTAGTCAAGACAAAAGAGATAGCAGACGAACAGGATGATATGGTCAAGGAGCTTCAGAAGATTGATCTTAAGGTGGAAAAGGTACAGGCAGGAATCGCCCAGGCAGCAGTTATACAGACAACAGAGCAAAGTAGAATGGGAAAAGAGCCGGATATTCGCCAGTACGAGGAAACTCGTTATCGGACGGTAGAAAGGAAGAAGTTCAGTATATTCCGTTTATTAAGCAGCACTTATGAGGAGGCCTACACAGCAACTGTAACGGATACGTCGGAAAGGGATCAATGGCGTAGGAATAAGGAGCATATTCAATCTAAATATGCCAAGATCAAGGATAGTCTGCAGCAGGAAAGCACGGAATTGCGTTTAAGAAAGAAGCAATTTGCAACCAAGGCTGCTCAGTATGCAGACTTGTTGAGTTCGCTTGAAACAAAGCTGCTCCACGTTGAGGAAGATATATGGCGCAGGCAGCTTGAATATGACGAGATTTTAATGAAAGCGCGAAATGAGTTTTTGCGTTCCGAGAAGCGAAGACTTATGGATCAGATCGAAAGATTCTTAAAGGAGCAGGTGTACGACGCTTTGCTCGAAACTTCAAAACAAAATGTGGAAGATAATATGGTGAACATTCGGCAACAAGTTCAGGATTTTTACGAGAAAAGTCAAGCCGAGGCAAGACACAGGTTAAATGGGATGCTGCTATCGAGTAAGGAAGAAATTCAGCAACAGATAGAACCTTATGAAACACTGCAAGAAGAAATTTCGCAATTATTTCAAGATATGATGCATATTGAAATTACCCAAGCGAGCAGCTGGTAGGAGGAATGTTTGTGGATACCGATTGGATTAAAGAGCAATATGAAGATAGAAGGCAGAGAGTAATGTCACTGCTGGCACAGTCGCGGGATTATTATGCAGGTATTGATATGCAGGATCAGGTGCAGTCCTTTGAAACCTTATACACCCATCTGGAAAAGGGTTACTTCTCTATAGTGGTTGTAGGGGAGTTTAGTGCGGGGAAATCAACCTTTTTAAATGCTCTTATGGGGGAAAAGTACCTC is a window encoding:
- a CDS encoding dynamin family protein, with product MNVTMSDTFETNMLKLLNRFETLNLRETSAESYYKNRAKVIAKQLEEKEFRITVVGEFSAGKSTFLNALIGKDILPHALTETTATVTYIRNVPAEHPSADTIIVHFNDKQKPDLVFDLKENPDALKIYTTTHSKLNVVQEISHVDVYVNFKSTDEKVVFIDTPGLNGVADGHRDLTMHEIKQAHASICLFHLRSLAHSNLEFLRILQKHQSSFLFVLNFIDEIKNSEGDKVEQKLSSFQEQLSVNLMDEETGGNHSIRTFGVSALKALVAKDVTIPRMYSGDLIDLNSDDRERLMQESLFPLFEEYLWNKVLNGEKNQIFQTSLYDALQNLLEELSEELDKVSAFIKIQLDATEISDIERRLIQLAEFSGRNWKKLTHYMNSRHSGLDKLLKEKVIEDVSLILEQIREKVQLDNFETFELSMQQSTYSTLLQNKVSTLSYEYHNNISSILEEIYQTSILRAKEFAPSVEISTEGTLVIKAVKFDGSDYKFEKQLDKLKEKKINYLVKTKEIADEQDDMVKELQKIDLKVEKVQAGIAQAAVIQTTEQSRMGKEPDIRQYEETRYRTVERKKFSIFRLLSSTYEEAYTATVTDTSERDQWRRNKEHIQSKYAKIKDSLQQESTELRLRKKQFATKAAQYADLLSSLETKLLHVEEDIWRRQLEYDEILMKARNEFLRSEKRRLMDQIERFLKEQVYDALLETSKQNVEDNMVNIRQQVQDFYEKSQAEARHRLNGMLLSSKEEIQQQIEPYETLQEEISQLFQDMMHIEITQASSW